The nucleotide sequence ctaaaaagttcgtaaaagtttgaaattttgcactaacattgttcgtaagatgatcactTAACAAGTATTATTGTTtctttataaacatttgttcataactttttgtttgtctacacggaacaaaaatattttgtaaaattgtttgtaaatgtttgtaaattcccattggagacttacaaaatgctcgtatataataatttctatcaaaaagttcataaatgtttgtacatttttacaaacattgttcgtaacataatcacaTATTGAGCATTTTTGGTTCttctacaaatatttgttcgtaaaagtttggtaacatacaaaaaaatgcttATTTCGTAATGTTCATAAATAGTTCGTAAAATGTTTGTACAAACAAGTTCGATAAAGCTTAtgattttttccacaaatattGTTCTTATCATGaccacttgacgaacattttttgttcttttacaaacatttgttcgtaaacatacaaaaaatgttcgtaaaatgttgtcatttgttggtaaagttttgccagacaaacaaaaatataagaaCAATTGTttacaaaagaacaaaaaatgctcgtcaagtgatgatgttatgaacaatgtttgtgaaaaaagtataaacttttacaaCATTTCTGTAGAGGTTATACTACTTACAAACATTTTATAAGTCCTCGATCGGAATTCACAaggaacaattttacgaaatcttTTTCTATGTGTATTTAAGTCGTAACTGTATTCTGTTTCTAGTAATACTCTTTCCTGTTTAATGAGATAAAAGGTTATATTgaaatgaggttatgtttagtTTGATAAAGTAAAGAagtaaacaattaaaaataaaatccaaaCTTACGATTTACCATTTTGAACATAAATGAAGATTGTGAAAACACAACTTCTAACCTCAAAttaattaggttttttttcaatttttattaattttatctcaTCTGGCttctttcttttcaataaattatgaatataatgtaaataacattttttaaggTATTATTATATTCCTCATAATTTTCCTCTTATTATTCTATAAAACCAATTTCTTGAAATAGAAAAAGAGTTTAATCTGACAAAATCAAACTTAACCTAAAACGGCATTTTCTTAGTCTCTTAAGAATACGAAATTTCTCGTCCGGAAGtactttttcttataaatcttTGCAACATTTCGGTGCTAATGTAAGATGTTTCATATATTTTCGTGGGAATTCGCTATTTTGctactttacaaattttaacaTTATCACATTAATACGTGTCTGTGAGAAAGATGTGGATGTGAAAACCTAACCGAGAGATTATGAccttaaatttgcaaaaaaatattatacaacATTCTCATCAAAATACAGTATGTGTTAAATCGTTTTATTTCACTTATTACtgcaaatttctcaaaaaaagaaaaagaaatttaaatcagaaatttataaacttttttactgatgttattttgtataaaatattcTAGTCTTTAAACAGCTTAGGCCTGGTTTTTTGAAGGGACGTTGTAGCCGCCTAAGAGAGTAAGTATTAATTCCGGATCTAAACTACTGAATAATGAAATCCGAAATCCCGCGATCCTCAAGATCTTGAGTCTTCGAAAGTTCCGGGATCGGTATCGAAATCCTAAAATCTTAGATATTCAGGATCCAAAGATTCCGAAAttcagaattattttaatatttaaatcccgggatccccagttttgaaaaattcagGGATTTTGAAAATCATATGTAACGTAGTACAATAAATAGCTTTAGGGTAGGAAATTTAGTATTTAAAGATTCATTCCTTGTTGCGGAAAACTCTGTGTATAGTTTAACACttcactattttattttattttaaaagacgAAAATTACACTATGCATAGAGCAATAGAATACTCCGTAGTAACTTAGGAAATTTATCGACATCGATATTGGATATTGAGAGCCATCTAACACTCTATTACAACTAcaccatgtttactactgccccagtttttcCTAATCTTTGTCTCTGCTTTATTAGTTATTTGGTCTATTTAAATAAGTTTCATCAATCGCAAAACCCTAAATAAAAGGTTTCGTATTTATGATTGTaaattgattttggaaatattaatATTGAGAACATATTAATGTCAGTTTCAGTTAGAATTCAAAGAGAGAAATATAACAATCCAATCATTCTAGAACTTCGGCCTAGAGATCAAAAGATAAGAGATATCTACTTCTGGTTTTCGGTGTCCCTCCCAGTGCTTGTTATCTAAAGATGATTTATGTTTATTATCTAATAGTTATAACTGGATTCCATTATTCTTTTAAGTATTATTAAGAATATGCTAATGTCTACTACCGTTCCagaaacaaaacatttttaattattttcaggaaattaaaatattgaatttctattaagtattcaaaaaataatactGAACATTTCCACTTTCTCATCATGTATTTTAATAACCATCATAAAATCATCTAAAGATGATGtagataatgaaaaatatttatttcaatacaAAATGGAATTTCACGTGCGGGAAAATGTCAGTGATTGAACGTAGCACAGAGAGAAAAACGGAGTGGTAATCGCAATGCAAAATTTACGTATTACTGTCGTAAATcttatttcgtaaaattatgtAGGGCTTTTAATGAAGATAGTAGTCCATAGTTCTGACGGTTGTGACTTAATTATTTAaggtaaaaagtttaaaaataacgCAATATTGAGGTTAATTGTTCAGAGCAACGCAATACCAAATCATTTCAATGACttgtgaacaattttttttatggtcTTATTAGTACAGTCCAGTTCCTTGAATTTGAAcgtcatattaaaaaaaattataataaggactttcttgtgaatttacagtagactctcgttaaTTCGTCTTCTTTGAGATCGGGCTTCTTTTTAATTCGGAaagcagttaaattcgaaaaatatttattgacgtTCTTTAAGTTTGATtttgattatcgaatgaagcaaatatccttaaattcGCCATGGTTTGTCTTCGTTAACATGTGATTTTACATTATTAaagggttttcatgaaatttaccataaatatgagtatgtaaacttaatatgtgcATGCAGATGAACACAAAATCGGTGCTTTTCAAAAAtcttgtcgcccgaatttctctctaattcgggcgacattttggtcccaaatgccagaatttgagagagtctactgtagtgtaaattctctttaaaaggcattttttaaagaaattgctgcTATTGTGTAGGGGCCTTTAGGGGCTAACGAAAATTGACATTCTTCGATCCTCAAATTCTAACgccactttaaaaaaaattaacgacTTTTATGTGATATTATTTACTTTGAATTATAAAACatatatcgtcagttggatTAGCAATTGTCCTAAGGATTTGCTTTCTGTTTGATTTCATTGCAAATGATGCATCGCTGCTAAGCGTATGCAACCAAGCAACGAAGACACAAAGCTGACGCAGTTAGCGTGGTTGCTGATCATTACTGATGATATTTAGTGATTAGCAGACAGATAGTAGGTACATTTCTACTCtttgcttaactctttcgtctcttttgggactgtaatacccaaagaagcatatgcatattctatgaaaaacaatgttttttaattattcagaactgataaaaatccgattcttgtggatgattacaaactataaggatgtccaaatgtaagatattttttgtaggacctcaattaattcctgagcttagatatttttgattaaaaattgtgaaattggcttgcagcatatgctgcggtccggaaagagttaaagagaGTCACTCTAAACATCGTAGATGTTCTCATTATGGTGATGAACCGCTGCCTTGAGTGGTCTTCCCGTAGTGACTCGAGACCGCTATTGTTGTATCCGTTTTCAAAAAGGGTAAATTAGGTTAGCAAGTGGTAACTATCGACCAATCTCCCTATTACCTATATTGTCAAAGCTCTTTGCAAGACTCATAAAAGGTCCTCTGATGGATTTTGTTGGAAACCAGGGAGTCAGGAGTCTGGCTTGGAACCCTAGATGTTTCTACCTATCCCCGGAAGCGAATTATTTAGGAAATGTTTCAGAAATTCACcagcaatttaaattaaattgtaatagtAAACATTAATtctaaaagtttttgtaaaagaaaccctgtgattcagggtttctgacGTTTACCTGATGGGATcagtcgtggtaagtcggcggcaacTGCAACCAAACAATTATTGaagagaaatatattgaattgaattgaaaatgaaatgaagTGAGTCTATAAATTTTGGATATAGGAAACACGGatttcctcaggtctacaatatATAAAATTGAATATGCTTGACATTACCAAACATGATCTCAACAatcttaaataattaaatttcttacATGCAAGTAACTAGTGGGAAAGGGGGTCAATACAAATTTTCACTACACTGTATTCACAATTGGACGAGATGGACATCACAATGGTCAGAACGATAAATGATGcgttatcaatttttaatactCTACACAGCTGTGATAATCATCTTCTCTTCTTCTCCTCTCGACCCTTTTCATATCGATTCTCTGCAGTAGTGCCGCATATGTAGAGCTGATGCCTTGTGTATCTACTTTCTTGTTTACATTTTCGACCTTTGTCATGTAGATGTGGATGCTCTCCAATACAGtacaatacagtagagtctcgctatagtccatatttggtttcaaatttgacacttgggtcgcactatagtccatgtaattttttaaaattatcaacgatttttagtattgaaattgctcgacggcttccactttctttgcgattgtggtacttgtctttgctctcttcattgtggattacaattatcacaactacttaataaagtttgccaaaaatattaaaataattatgcatgtcgcatactaaaaaacataacctaacttaaaatcagtgttttgaaatcaacggtcgataaattgtggactatagagcgatggcctatagcgagactctactgtatttcgagTTTTTTGTTGTAATGTGCATCGATCAATGATCTCCGTTTTGTCGAATAAAAATTCATGTCCATGTTCTTTCACATGTTCGTTCATTGTAACATGAATCTAGAAACTTGTCTTTGATGGTTCTAGAATGACACTTTGTGAATTGGTCCAAAAACCTTAAGTCGCTATCCACAATCGTTCTGCTTGAGATCAATGTGTAGGGGAAGGccgggaaggctttcaggcttcgcacgatttttaaagttttaatctCAGTTCACGTACAataattattattgttaattgcaattattttcGAGGTGGAAGCTATCTCGCGACTTAAACTAATTTCCgtgattctagtgaataattcttgttgctATGCGtgaattgtgaaataaatttacaagtaatttcattttcaaaggaaattAGTGCATTTAAGTAGAAATATCTACATAAAAACCCCctgaagttatgttttgtgagtcgCAGTGAATGttaagcctcatttgtagtgtgtcaggaactgacttggctatgaacgagcttagtcgtctctggactttagtcgcaagtgtgtctaaggcattgGGTTCATTTGGATATGCGTGAATCTAACCTGTGGTAGTGATACCAAAGGACATGAATATTTATGCGTAATCTCTGATCTTCCTGAGCCTTCTGCTAAATGAATGTACTTATCGAGAGGAAGAATGTCTGAATATCTTGAATGAAGAGATCGGATTCTCCTTTCTTCCTTGCTCAAAGACTGACTATAAACAACTTTAATTCAATGAATCACTAACAACAAATTATAAATTGGCTatttttacttcaaaaattcactttatttgTATGATGCAATTCTCGGGGCTTCTTCTGATGGACTTGCGAAAATAGGGATGAATGATAGCGGATTCCTTTCAATATGGCTGATTGGTGTTGCCAGATGCCATCTGCTTCGTGGATTTGTCGCTAGTGGCGTTAATCGCCatagttttcattaaaggaGTAgcgtgggaaaaatatgaaatgttcggagccagattgtgtgcgaagcctgaaagccttcccctatggCAATTTTCGCAATTGAAATATCAGATCCAAGGTTAGATTTGAGTAGTACTATTCctcaaaaatttagtcattttgtCTATACAATATTGCTCTCATTTGAGTGTTGGAGCAATAAAAGAGCCGCATCATACTCCATCATTGTCGAGTGTGCCCAAGAAAATGGGATTATAATTCACCAGCTGGCGGAGAAGGTCGTTtggttgaaaaagaaaacatcaaCACACACATTTCTCTTCATTCATATGTttaatatgccaaaaaaaattactcttaaatatattacactctcattttttctcatatttcactaaaattaacttaatatttgtttttcatcATTAAATTACCAAGAATGAACAAGAAGTTGTGAATGGACGTTGtggctattttttttcttctctccaTCTTTCTTTCGTGCATTTtaagttaagaaaaaaaaatgaatgggaCGCGAATGTGGCAAGAAAATCTCATTTGCGGAGTGAGAGGAAaagttattttgtgaaattaaaagTGATGCTGGTATTTTGGCACTTCCTCCAGTTTCTTTTTTGGCGTAAACGGATTGAGCTCAGGATCGGCATTCAATCTGCAAGAGAGAAATTGATCAGGAGAAAATCCCACATGATTTGCCGTCAAATGAGACATGACTTAAGTGCGCGAGTTAACGAGctggaaaggttttttttttcaaacatattTGCACTATCTACCTCCAGAGATTTTGAGCCTGGTGACAATCAACATTGTACCACCAATCGCAGCCGAAGAGTTTCTGATTGAAAAGCGTTCCGTTAGTGCAGAGGAATGAGGCTCCCTGGTGGCCTTCCCGTCCGTCGTGGCAGACGTGATAGGCTTGGCAGCCAGTCTCGGGATTGGCGTACATTCCAGGGATGATTGGTACATGGCCACAGTGGAAACTTGTGTCTGGAACTGCATGGTAGATGGGGTAGTCTACTCCAGGAACTCCGGGGATCTTGCTGAAGTCCTGCTCGTCCTTCTCCTTTTTCTTGGGTTGGAGGCCATTCTGATGGTAGACTGAACGCTCATGGTAGATATCACCATAATAGTGTGGCTGTGGATTAGAGAGATTGCGCAACATTAGCAAATAATGCATAATTAATGGCATGCAGATTCCATTTCACTTTTCATTCCGCTAACAGAGTGTTATATGTTTAGATCTCAGCGATGGCATTCCACTTTTAAGCCACTAAAAGACGTCGCAACTTatcttaatttgaaaaaatttaacatGGCGGcttacaaaatcaatttttctttaaaggatgatttttctcattttcttctgaACGCCTTTGCCTATCGCAACAATTTTGGTACTgtcggaaaggtcttgaaaaattctacaacgcaatttaaaacTTCTTTAACATTAAGcagttttcagactagaggttcagTTCGGTTCCTGAGGTTcttaaaatccaaaataaataagaaattttattggttATTCCGAAGTTGACAGGTCAGTTATTCTTGTTATTCAATCCCAAGCCTAAGAAAAGTTAAACCAAGTGGTTAAACATTATGTCTTGAAGCCCATATCATATAAACACAAAagcataaaaatatatttttttaataatgtctaCTGAAACCGTACTGTCAAAAgtagaggtgtgcaagaacggcaagaaccgttgaaaccgaataaacgtcaaaacaagtttgttctggtagcgttttgaccattgacgtacatgtttcatttaacgtttgttcggtttcaaaggTTCTTGCAAGCCTATGGTCAAAAGGTTGCCAACAGAATGTCTTTTcgcaatttgacaaaactttttgtcGTTGTTTGGCAAAAAACTTCGTTTTGACAAACCTTCAACAAAAGCCTTTCTATCcttgatttgacaaaactttttctgtTACAAACTTTTGACAACCTTAACAAAATTCAGTTGGCTATCTATTTGAGAAAGCTTGTTCGCATTCtttatggaagaacatccttttgacaaactttttccTGTCCCTACGAGAAACGTACTCTATTGAAGTCAGTCAATAGCGTCAATactgatatttttttgtaaggaACATATTCTAAAAACTGGcctcaaaatttctttaatttttatttgccaTATTTCTTTATTGAAGCTTTTAAAACTTTGTCCAGAGGGTGAATAAGTACAAGTAGTGAGTGAATTGTGAGTGACAGATCGGCAGATCGCGCCGATGGGTCTACAAGATCACAGTGATCATGCCAATTAGAAATTTGAAGGGGGTAAAAATTTGATTTGATCTCCTAGTCTCCTCTAATTTCTGCAGATAAACGATTACTGATGAACGGTTACACTGACCTTTTATTGACCTTATGGATAGTCTTTTCTTATTTGTCgaataatttgttctaaaaattattttctatctACCTACctccaattttttcttattaattttatacttATTTACTAGGACAAATCTTTCGTTTATCCAACTGTTTACTTTGAAAAGTTTGTAGGTTATGTGAAGCCTAACCTCAAAATCGCAAGATATCATTGCACATTTTGTGTATAAATTTCATCGTAAAATTATTGTGATCTCAGATACATATCAAGtcatctttaaaaaatttaaaatgtttttagagATAGTGTCCAGTAAGTTCCCGAGGCAACTTTAACCTTAAATTCTATTATAGCTTTCCTATCAAATAACATAATGAGGCCCATTATTAAGGGAAAGTACgccccttcgaacgttcatgccttcgaataatatgatttttcttttgatcttcctaagagacttacacattttcattaaatattagttggcttatcattaattgttgataattccgtgataattttgtgtaaatctcttaagaaaaacaaatgaaactcacattattcgaaggcatgaaggtTTGAAGGGAGTAGCACTTTCCTC is from Phlebotomus papatasi isolate M1 chromosome 1, Ppap_2.1, whole genome shotgun sequence and encodes:
- the LOC129810168 gene encoding uncharacterized protein LOC129810168 — its product is MCGRVAIAVIAFGALLAIVQCLRIHVDEPHYYGDIYHERSVYHQNGLQPKKKEKDEQDFSKIPGVPGVDYPIYHAVPDTSFHCGHVPIIPGMYANPETGCQAYHVCHDGREGHQGASFLCTNGTLFNQKLFGCDWWYNVDCHQAQNLWRLNADPELNPFTPKKKLEEVPKYQHHF